The Pseudomonadota bacterium genome includes a region encoding these proteins:
- the msrA gene encoding peptide-methionine (S)-S-oxide reductase MsrA has product MPTLTPAPGRRAPYRGRGRTRLTVSGTRFTASLLAVLLLSGSVLADTDRSLARATFAGGCFWCMEPPFDAVDGVVETISGFSGGHLAEPTYRQVVQGGTGHLEVVQVVYDPAAVDYRALLEIYWRNVDPFDGDGQFCDRGRSYRPAIFVHDPHQARLARASLAALSERFRQPIAVTIEPFEAFWPAGDDHQDFYTSNPVRYKYYRWRCGRDDRLEAIWGETSGD; this is encoded by the coding sequence ATGCCGACGCTCACGCCCGCTCCCGGTCGCAGAGCCCCATACCGTGGCCGGGGTCGCACGCGCCTGACGGTGTCCGGAACAAGATTCACCGCCAGCCTGCTCGCCGTGTTACTGCTGTCCGGTTCAGTCCTGGCCGACACCGACCGGTCGCTGGCGCGCGCCACCTTTGCCGGTGGCTGCTTCTGGTGCATGGAGCCACCCTTCGACGCTGTTGACGGCGTTGTTGAAACGATTTCCGGCTTCAGCGGTGGCCACCTGGCCGAGCCGACCTACCGACAGGTCGTGCAGGGCGGAACCGGGCACCTGGAGGTCGTGCAGGTCGTCTACGATCCGGCAGCCGTCGACTATCGGGCGCTGCTCGAGATCTACTGGCGAAACGTCGACCCGTTCGACGGCGACGGCCAGTTCTGCGACCGCGGCCGGAGTTACCGCCCGGCGATCTTCGTCCATGACCCGCACCAGGCGCGACTTGCGCGTGCATCGCTGGCTGCCCTGTCCGAGCGATTCCGGCAGCCGATCGCAGTCACGATCGAGCCGTTCGAGGCCTTCTGGCCGGCCGGGGACGACCACCAGGATTTCTACACCAGCAACCCGGTGCGCTACAAATACTACCGCTGGCGCTGCGGCCGCGACGACCGGCTCGAAGCCATCTGGGGCGAGACATCCGGCGACTGA
- the msrB gene encoding peptide-methionine (R)-S-oxide reductase MsrB: protein MNGANVNQTRRRLLRQSLLSLPLLICGSQTVRAMAAGGPMPFEPLDWSDAQWRELLSSEQFRVLRQDGTERAGSSPLNDEKRAGTYICAGCFLPLFSSEHKYESGTGWPSFWRPLAEDHIATRRDFRLIWPRTEYHCARCGGHQGHVFDDGPQPTGQRWCNNGVALRFVPGDEALPELRRRP from the coding sequence ATGAACGGGGCAAACGTCAACCAGACCCGCCGCCGGCTGCTCAGACAGTCGCTGCTGTCGCTGCCGCTGCTGATCTGCGGCAGTCAGACCGTGCGGGCGATGGCCGCAGGAGGACCCATGCCATTCGAACCCCTCGATTGGAGCGACGCACAGTGGCGTGAACTGCTCTCATCCGAGCAGTTCCGCGTGCTGCGCCAGGACGGCACCGAACGTGCCGGCTCCAGCCCGCTCAACGACGAAAAGCGCGCCGGCACGTATATTTGCGCCGGCTGCTTCCTGCCGCTTTTCTCCAGCGAGCACAAGTACGAATCCGGCACCGGCTGGCCCAGTTTCTGGCGACCGCTTGCGGAAGACCACATCGCGACCAGGCGCGATTTCAGGCTGATCTGGCCGCGCACCGAATATCACTGCGCCCGTTGCGGCGGCCACCAGGGCCACGTTTTCGACGATGGGCCCCAGCCGACCGGCCAGCGCTGGTGCAACAATGGCGTGGCGTTGAGATTCGTTCCCGGCGACGAAGCCCTGCCCGAACTTCGCCGCCGCCCGTGA
- a CDS encoding carboxymuconolactone decarboxylase family protein codes for MAHIDPLPPDHTPELEETFRHFEQILGFVPNSLLTMQRRPAIVKAFGELTAAVMDPGGSVDPAFKRLLAHFASRAAGCRYCQAHSLVAASISGLPQAKLDDLWAYQTSQHYSEAERAALDFALAAGSVPNGVDEALMRRLRQHWSDDQIVEILAAVCLYGFLNRWNDSMATELESEPRRLGEQVLGPGGWSGGKHLKDPPG; via the coding sequence ATGGCCCATATCGATCCGCTGCCGCCCGATCATACGCCGGAACTCGAAGAGACATTCCGGCACTTCGAGCAGATCCTGGGATTCGTCCCGAACAGCCTGCTGACGATGCAGCGAAGGCCGGCGATCGTCAAGGCCTTCGGCGAACTGACCGCTGCGGTCATGGACCCTGGCGGCAGCGTCGATCCGGCCTTCAAGCGCCTGCTCGCCCATTTTGCCAGTCGCGCAGCCGGTTGCCGGTATTGCCAGGCTCACTCGCTGGTCGCCGCAAGCATCAGCGGACTGCCGCAGGCCAAGCTGGACGACCTGTGGGCTTACCAGACCAGTCAACACTATTCTGAGGCCGAGCGTGCGGCACTGGATTTCGCCCTGGCCGCCGGCAGTGTCCCCAATGGCGTCGACGAGGCATTGATGCGCCGCCTCAGGCAGCACTGGTCGGACGATCAGATCGTCGAAATCCTGGCCGCGGTCTGCCTGTACGGCTTTCTCAACCGCTGGAACGACTCGATGGCCACCGAGCTCGAATCCGAACCGCGCCGGCTGGGCGAACAGGTGCTGGGCCCGGGGGGCTGGAGCGGCGGCAAGCACCTCAAGGATCCTCCCGGCTAG
- a CDS encoding alpha/beta fold hydrolase produces the protein MPHHQPVVVVTTADQHRFELIHVPCTDARRCLLLLPGMGLSARQYITFARALAERGIEVFIHEWRGVGSSNRRASRRCSWGYLELLDDIDAARAAVVARIDGAFVLAGHSLGAQFACLSAGRSSAGCRALVLIAGGAPYWRVFPGAKRWMMLGVVGLFPLLAAMVGHYPGKRIGFAGREARGVMSDWARSARDGRYEPGGVDQDLEQGMADLTLPVLAVRMADDWFVPAASFDWLLGKLRRCEITTTDVAAASSGELSDHYRWMRRPERTVATIESWLSGHGSQRSAPDAC, from the coding sequence ATGCCTCATCATCAGCCTGTTGTTGTTGTCACCACTGCCGATCAGCACCGCTTCGAGCTGATCCATGTCCCGTGCACCGACGCCCGCAGGTGTCTGCTGCTGCTGCCGGGCATGGGCTTGAGCGCGCGCCAGTACATCACCTTCGCCAGGGCTCTGGCCGAGCGCGGCATTGAGGTATTCATACACGAGTGGCGCGGCGTGGGCAGCTCGAACCGGCGCGCATCGCGCCGCTGCAGCTGGGGTTATCTGGAGTTGCTCGACGATATCGATGCGGCGCGGGCGGCGGTTGTGGCGCGCATCGATGGCGCGTTCGTGCTGGCTGGACACAGCCTGGGCGCGCAGTTCGCCTGCCTGAGTGCCGGACGGTCGTCGGCCGGCTGCCGCGCGCTGGTGCTGATTGCCGGCGGCGCCCCGTACTGGCGGGTTTTTCCGGGGGCCAAGCGCTGGATGATGCTGGGCGTGGTCGGGTTGTTTCCGCTGCTGGCCGCTATGGTCGGCCATTATCCCGGCAAGCGCATCGGGTTTGCCGGGCGCGAGGCGCGCGGCGTCATGTCTGACTGGGCCCGCAGTGCCCGCGACGGTCGCTACGAACCCGGCGGCGTTGATCAGGATCTGGAGCAGGGCATGGCGGATCTGACGCTGCCGGTCCTGGCAGTACGGATGGCCGACGACTGGTTCGTGCCCGCTGCATCGTTTGACTGGCTGCTGGGCAAGCTGAGGCGGTGCGAGATCACGACCACCGATGTCGCAGCCGCCTCGTCCGGTGAGCTTTCCGACCACTACCGCTGGATGCGCCGGCCGGAACGCACGGTCGCCACAATCGAGTCGTGGCTGTCCGGGCACGGGTCCCAACGGTCGGCGCCGGACGCTTGCTGA
- a CDS encoding NUDIX hydrolase, protein MTDTTRPLYQGRYLSLVERSGWELVSRRHPVVVVIAWTPDDELLLVEQFRIPVNRRTIELPAGLVGDETGQGSESLADAAIRELEEETGWRAGRVIEQMHCPSSAGMSDEMVVFLRALDLVRAGSGGGDASEAITVHAVARERIDAWLNERYRDGLAIDPKIYAALYWERLY, encoded by the coding sequence ATGACCGACACCACAAGGCCACTCTATCAGGGCCGTTATCTGAGTCTGGTTGAACGCAGCGGCTGGGAACTGGTTTCGCGACGCCACCCGGTCGTCGTCGTGATTGCCTGGACGCCCGATGATGAGCTGCTGCTGGTCGAGCAGTTCCGCATTCCCGTCAATCGTCGCACCATCGAACTGCCGGCGGGCCTGGTCGGCGACGAAACCGGTCAGGGCAGCGAGTCGCTGGCCGATGCGGCGATCCGGGAGCTGGAGGAGGAAACCGGCTGGCGTGCCGGGCGGGTCATCGAGCAAATGCACTGCCCCAGTTCGGCCGGCATGAGCGATGAAATGGTCGTTTTCCTGCGCGCGCTCGATCTGGTTCGCGCGGGCAGCGGGGGCGGCGATGCGAGTGAAGCGATCACCGTGCACGCCGTAGCGCGCGAGCGCATCGACGCCTGGCTGAATGAACGCTATCGTGACGGGCTGGCGATCGATCCGAAAATCTATGCAGCACTATACTGGGAGCGACTGTATTGA